Genomic DNA from Mycolicibacterium helvum:
TTCCGGTCATCATCGTCCAAGTCACGTTGCTGGGTGCACTGACAACCGTCGACCGTGCCGGCCGAGACAATCAGTCCGAGCTCGGGGTTCGGCTCCGCACCTTGCCGTTCTCCGCATTGGCTCCGCTGACTGCCCGCATGTTGTACTGCCTCATCCGCGGAGTCATCGGCCTCCTCGCCTCAATCGCCGTCGGATATGCGTTCGGCTTCCGAATGCTGGGCGGACTCGGCTGCGGGCTTGCCTTCTGTGCCCTAGTCCTGACATTGACCCTTGCGCTATCGCTCGCTGCAGACGCAGCGGGCGTGTGGATCTCAGGGTCCCCGGTCGCCAGGGATGGCGGATCGAGTCAACTTCTCCTGGTGCCTCAACTGCTTCTCGTCATGCTGTCCACCGGAATGGCGCCGGTCGACTCGTTTCCCGACTGGTTGCACGGGTTCGTGCAATATCAGCCGGTTTCGCAAGTGACCGAAAGCCTGCGTGGGATCGCCGCCGGCCAAGTCGATCTCGGCAATCTGACGACCACCTTGGCCTGGTGTCTAGGGCTGCTGCTGGTGTTCGGGGTGATTGCAGTACGGATGCAAAGGCGGACGCAATGATCGCGCACCAACCGCTGCGAGGCTCACTAGTCAACGAGAGTCTGGTATTCGCGGGCCAGCTGCTCACCCACTGGCGCCGCGCGCCGCTGATCCCGATCCAATCAGTGCTGTTCCCAGCGTTTTTGCTGATCACCTACTATCTGCTGGTCGGAAAGTCGGTCTTGAGAATGACGGGCACCGACAGTCTCTATGGTTTGGTGCCGACATGCGCCATCGCCGGTGCCTTTTCCGGGGCACTCGCGGCGGGGCTGACCCTCCCCCTCGAACGCGATAACGGACTGCTGAGCCAGTTTTGGGCGTTACCGGTACACCGCGCCAGCGCTCTGACCGGCAGGCTGATCGCCGAGGCTGCCCGCACACTGGTGAGCACTGTTGTCATCACCGCGGTCGGCGTCGGGCTCGGCCTTCGATTCCACGGCAACGTGCTCAATTTCCTCCTGTTCTTGCTGGTGCCCGTTTTGGTGGTCATCGCCTTTTCGATGGCCGTGATCGCAATCGCGGTGCGCGCCAAGGACGGGACCATGCTGATCTGGTTGGGGCTGCCGGCGATCACCGCCGTGTTCGCCAGCTCTGGCTCTCCGCCCGTTGAATCGTTGCCTTCGTGGATGTGGCCACTTCTTCGGCTGCAGCCGATGGAGCCGATCGTCGAGTCCATGCGGACGCTAGCCCAGGGCAGTTTCCCAGTCGTGCCTCTCCTGCAGGGCCTGCTCTGGACGGTGGTAGCAGTTGCGGTGGTCGGGCCGCTAGCTGTCCGCGGCTACCGCGCCGCGGCCGAGTCGGGAGGCGCTCGCGGTTGACACAGGCCGAAAGCGTTAGTGCTTCCGAGGAACAGCAGAGCCAACATTCGGTGCGGTCGCGATTCCGCCCGGACATCGAGGGCTTGCGCGCCGTCGCGGTGACAGCCGTGGTGCTCTTCCACGCCGGTGTTCCGGGTGTCAATGGCGGGTTCATCGGCGTGGATGTGTTCTTTGTGATCTCGGGCTTCCTGATCACCGGACTGCTCTGGCGTGAAGCGAATTCCACCGGCACCGTGCGGCTGCGCAGCTTCTACGGGGCGCGAGCCCGCCGACTGTTGCCGGCGTCGGCTGTAGTGGGCATATTCATCCTGATTTCCTCCGCCGTGGCGCTGCCCGTTCTGCAGGCCCGAAGCGTCATTTGGGATGGCATCGCCAGCGCTCTCTATGTGAGCAACTACCGGTTCATCGAGGAGGGCGTCAACTACCTGGCCGTCGCACAGCCACCGTCGCCGTTCCAGCATTACTGGTCGTTGGGTGTCGAGGAGCAGTTTTATCTGGTGTGGCCAGCTTTGATCCTCGGCATGGCTTGGCTGATCCGTCGTGGGCGCCGACGCACCAAGAACGAGGCCACCGCTTCCCAGCGCCCCTATCTGGTGGTATTGGCGATCGTCGCGGTCACCTCATTCGCGCTGTCGCTGGCCATCACATATATAGCTGCCCCCGTAGCGTTCTTTTCACTGCCCACCCGGGCCTGGCAGCTGGCCGCCGGCGGACTCATCGCGCTCACCGATGAACACTGGCGACGGCTGCCGCCTTGGGCCGCCGCAATCACTGGCTGGGCCGGACTGGTGGCGATCCTCCTGGCTTGTGTCGAGCTGAGTTCGACCACCCTGTATCCGGGTGTCGCCGCGTTGCTGCCCACGCTGGGCGCGTTGTTGGTAATCGGCGCCGGCTGCGCCGCACCCACACAGGGCTGCGGCCGCTTGCTGGGATTGCCGCCGATGCGAGCCATCGGCCGGATCTCGTACTCGTTGTACCTATGGCACTGGCCGATTCTGCTGTTCGCGCTGTGGTCATTGGCGCCTGCACTCGGCCATACGCTGTTGTTCGGGCTGGCCGGGGTGTTGGTCTCTGTCGGGCTCGCAGCGCTCACATTTCGGTTCATCGAGAACCCTCTGCGATTCGCTCCTAAGATCCGCAACTCTCCCCGGCGCAGTCTCCTTCTCGGCGGTGGGGCGACTGCGGCCGCAGTCTGTGTAGGTGTGGTCCTGCTCGTATTGTCGCCGCTCCCAGTCGCCCGCGGCCCTGCAACGAAGCCGGTCACTCTCACTTCTTCAGCTCCTCCCGCCGGTGCGGGCATGGCCGCCTATGACGCGGCAGTGCAGGAAGTGTTCGCGGAGGTTCAGGCCGCGGTCTCAGCGTCGGCCAACCTACGAGCCGTGCCATCCAACGTGGACCCGCCACTTGCCGACGCAACGCCCAAAGACGCACTGGGCGCACCCAGCGGCTGCCTGCGTGGATTTTTCGAAGTCGGTCAGCCCGAGTGCGCGGTAGGTGATACAGCATCGCCTACCAGGGTGGCCGTACTAGGCGACTCGAATGCTGCAATGTGGACTCCCGCATTCCAGCAAGTTGCCGATCAACGCCGCTGGCGGCTCGAGATCATGGCGAAAGCCGACTGCCCGTTCCTAGACCTGAAGATCAACAACCCCGCAGTTGGCCGTGAATACACCGAGTGCAAGCAGTGGCGCGGCCAGATAATCGATCGCTTGAAGGCGGAGCACACGGAATTGGTCGTGTTGGCCATGACACGGCTCTACGGCCCTAAACACGGCTGGGACTCGGGTTTCACCGCTTTCGACCAGGCGTGGCTCGATGGCCTAACCAGCATGGTGCAGCAGTTGCGCAGCATCGGCGCCGAGGTACTGGTGCTGGGCCCTATCCCAGATCCACGGTCAGTGGTGCCCGACTGCCTGTCGCGTCACCTCGAGGACGCGACAGCGTGTTCGCCGGCCAGGTCGGCAGCAGTGAACGACTCCGGCATCGCGGCAGAGTCGGCCGCAACCAACGCCGCCGGGGGACAGTACGCGGACCTGACGCCTCTGTTTTGCACCAGCGATCGCTGCCCGGTCATCGTCGGCAACACGTTGGTCTACGTCGACTTGTTCCACGTGACGCGCCAATACTCGCGGTTGTTGGCACCGGCGATGGCAGCACTGGCGCAGCGCGCACTCGCACTCAACTGATCAAGACGTCTGTCGTCACGGTACTTGGCCAGGGCACCACGAACGCGCGAGACCTTCGATAGCATCTGCCGCAGCCGCAGCCCCTTCGGCGGGCTTCTGCATCCTGAGGGCGACCTCGCGGGCCCGGTCGCGATACTCCGGGGTGAGGATCCGCCGTAGGTCTGCCACCAAAGTCTTATGGGAAAGACGCGAAAAGCGCCGACTGATACCAACTCTCAGTCGTGCGATCATCGCGCCCCGCATCCGCCGATCGGGCGCGGACCAGAGCACCAGATGGGGAATACCGGCCCGAAGAGCCGCCGCCATCGTGCCCGCACCGCCGTGGTGAACCACCGCGCGGCACGCCGGAAAGCTCGCGGCGTAGTTCATCGTCTCTACCACCTTGACGTGGTCTGCATGGGGGTCCGTGCTGAATCCGCTTGAGCCAGCACACACCAGGGCACGCTCACCCAACTGCGCGCACGTCTGGCTGATCATGGCGATCGTATCGGCAGGTGACTTCAACGCCATACTGCCAAAGGCGAAACAGATCGGTGGTGTACCCGCGGCGATCCACGACGCGACCTCGTCATCGGCTTCGGTGGACATCTCCAGTGTCAGGGTTCCGACAAAGGGCCGTTGGTGCTTCCACCTCGCCCATTCGGTTGCCAGGCCGGGGAAGCAGACTTCGTCATAAGCCTGGAGTTCCAACGTTCCGCGTTCGGTGATCCGTCTCGTGGCGGCACGGGAATCCTTCGGCAGCCCCAATTCACGGCGCTGCCTTTTCTCGGCGTTCCCGGCCACCCGCGACGTGATCCACCAAAAGGCAGTCATTGTCACCCGACTCAACGGCGCCGGTAGGAACCACAGAAAGTTCCCGTTCGGCCGCAGCGGAATGTAGTGCAGTGTGGCCATTGGGATGGCGTAGTACTCGGCGACATTGTCGGCAAGGTCCTCGAAGACCTGGCCGTGGAACAGCAAGTCCGCCCCTTCGGTCACCGACATCAGCACCTGGCCGAGTTCCGAGCGGCATCGTTCTTGGAATTCCCAGTCATCCTGGTACATCTTTCGCAGACTCTTGAGCTGCCACGGGCGGTGGGCGGATTCCCCGGATTGGTTCGCGCCCGCGTTCTTTGCCAGCGCCGTCTGCGAATCCGGCCCGTATGCGACGGCCGTGAACCCGGCCGATTCGACGAAGCCGATCTGGTCAGGCGGGACCGCGACCAGCACATCGTGTCCTCGACGCACCAGTTCGCACCCGACCGCCAGCGATGGCTCCACATCGCCTCGAGTTCCATACGCTGCCAACACAATTTTCATCGAGGCGTCTCCGGCTCAGGCTGCATCGGTTGAGATACCGGGGATCGCCCTCCTCCCGACACGTCGCCCGAGGGTCGCCCCCTCTTTTCGAAACGACGCTTGAGAGAAATCGCCGGCTTCTCGACGACGAACCAACTGAACGTGGCCAGTGGCACGGTAACGATGGTTGCGACCAATGCAAAGACGACGGGATTCAGAACGGCAAGCCCACAGATGACCAGCAATTGCTGTACCGGCCACGCATAGACGTAGACACCGTAGGACAGATCCGTCCGGAGGCGAAATCGTTTGTCCTGGATGAGCGCACCCGTGACGATGACGGCGTAGGCCAGTGGAATTGCGGCGAGCACCCGGTAATTGGGCAAGAAGCTCGCCGCCAGAACAATGACCGCACTGAGCGTTACGAGTGACCACCGCGCTGGAAGCACATTTCGGACCTGATAGATGAGGGCGCCGGCCCAGAACATGACAGCGAAGCGGGCAACGATCGCCTGCACGAAAAGCACGGCAGTGGCCGGGTCCATGCTCTGCTGCGTCTCCGCCAGGTTCGCGAACACACTCCATGCCGGCAGTCGGGCAGACCACAACAGCGCCAACGCCAACAACGCCGGAATGAACCACTTCCGGCGTAGCAACCCGACCACACCGAAGACGGCGACGGCGACGTAGCACAACACTTCCCAGATCAGGGTCCACAGTGAACCGTTCCAGACTCCCGGCACCGGAATACCGCTTGGGGTACCACCGATGCCTTGCTGAGTCAGCATCACTCCGAGATTTGCGATCACGTACTCAAACGGCGCACGCGACAGCAGCAACTTGGTGGCTGAGCCGCCCTGGACGGCCACCCCGATCGGAGCGATGACAAACGCTGTGACGATCAGGCAGAACCACAAACCGGGCAGGATGCGTAGAGCTCGAGCGACGAAGTAGTCACGGACCCGCGGCCGCCTGAACCAGCTCCATGTGATGAGGAACCCTGAGATGGCGAAGAACCCGTCGACCCATACGTCTCGGAGAAGCTGATGAGCCGGCGCGAACGACAGCTCGCGTCCGGTGATCGCCCACGAGTGGTACACAATGACGCCCGTGGCCATCGCCAATCGGCATGCATTGAGTGCGTTGCGCCGCGGATCGAATAACCTTCCGATGCTCTTGCCGCCGGCGACCACGGGACTGCTCGCGGCCGCGGATGTGGGGTCTGCGGTCATCTGAACCGCTCCCTAGCCCAATTCTTCGAGGTACCACGGGTTGGCCCGTGCCCACTCGATGGTCCGGCGGATCCCTTCCTCCACGTCGACCTTCAGGCGCCAGCCCAGCTCCCGCTGCGCCTTCGTCGAGTCCGGGATACGACGGGGAATGTCTTCGTATCGGCCGCCGAAACGTTCAGTCGTGTCTACGGGTTCGGCGCTCGATACCGAGTCGACACTGGCGATCTTGATCGCCAGATCCACCGCGTCCCGCATACTCGTCTCGATCATGCTCCCGACGTTGAAGGCCTCGCCGATCGCCGTATCACTGTCGGCCGCGAGCAAGGTGCCAGCGACCGCGTCATCGACATAGGTGAAGCAGCGGGTCTGGTCTCCGGAGTCGTAGAGCAACGGCTGGCGGCCGTTGAGGATGCGGTGAATGGTCTGCGACACCACGAAGATCGGATTCTGCCGCGGGCCATACACATTGAAGTACCGGACGACCGTCACGGGCAACCCGTAGGCGGCGTGCATCGCGAAGACCAGATGCTCGGCCATGCCCTTGCTGGTGCTGTAGCTCCACCGCGCAGTCTTCGTCGAACCCAGCACCCGATCGTCGTCCTCGGCGAACGGCGGGTTGGGATTCTTGCCGAACACTTCGGAGGTGCTGGCGAATACCACACGAATTCCATTGCGGTGGCTGAGTTCGAGCACGTTGCGGGTCCCGATCACATTGACGTCGAGAACCTGAAGCGGATCGTTCATGTAGTTCTTGACGCCGACAACCGCGGCCAGATGGAACACGGTGTCGACATCGGGAGTCAGCGCATTCTCGAGGGCAGCCAGGTCGGTGACATCCCCTTGTACGAACCGGAAGTTCGGGTGGCTGTCGAAGTCGATACTGGTGTCACGGGTGTTCTTGGCGAAGTCGAAAATGGTGACGCTGTCGCCACGGTCCAGCAGCGCGGTCACCAAATGCGTTCCGATGAAACCGTAGCCGCCGGTCACGACGACATTGGACATAGTTGCTCTTTCGTTCTACGTACGGTGTGAAGTACCTGTCGGCCGCTTATCGGCCGATCCCCTTATAGATGAATCCGGCCGCCCGAGCGGCGGCCGGGTCGAAGCTGTTGCGCCCGTCGAGGAAGACACAGCGATCGGCCGCGAGATCCGCGAGACGGACCAGCGGAATCTGGTGGAACTCCCGGTGCCCCGCCAGGACCACGAGGGCGTCGGCATCCTTCACCGCGGACTCGATGTCAGGGCTCAGCGGGATCTTCGTCACGGTGTGTGCTTCCTCGTCCGGCACCCACGGATCATGCACGGAGAGCTGACAACCCGACTCTTCGAGCAGCGCGACGACGTACTTCGTCGGCGTGAGCCGACAGTCACCGGTGTTGTTCTTGAACGCGATCCCCAGTACCGCGATCTTGCTGTTCTCGATCGTCTTGCCCTGATCCGCAAGGAGTTGGGTGAGCAACCCGTACGTATAGCTGGGCATCGTGTCGTTGACGGTCCTTGACGTCTTCGGCACCTGCAGATCCAACCCGAGCGTCTCCCCGAGGTGGTTGACGAACCATGGGTCCTTCGTCAGGCAGTAGCCACCGACACCCATGCTCGGCATCAGGATGTTGACGTTGTGAGTGCCCTTCGGCATCGAGTTGGCCGCGGCGATGACCTGCAGGACATCCATGTCGAGGCGATCGCAGACCTTAGCCAGTTCGTTGGCCATCGCGATGTTGAGGTCGATCCAGAGATTGTCGGCGAGCTTGACCATCTCGGCGGTCCGAGGGTCCTCGACGATGATGGACTCCAGCCCGAGGGCATGGCGCCACAACGTGGCGCAGCTGCGTGCGCTGCGCTCGTCGACAGCACCGACGACGACGGGAATGGATGTCAGTTCCCGGATGGCTTGCCCTTCTGCCAGTCGCTCGGGGCAGAATGCCAACCCGAAGTCCACCCCGGCCTTCAGCCCGGACGCCTCTTCCAGGATCGGCCGAACGAGAGTCTCGGTGGTGTCGGGCGGTACCGTGCTTTTCAGGATGACGAGGTGACCCTCACGCAGGTGCTCGCCCACGGCTCGGGCCGCCGCCTTGATGTCGTCGACGATCGGTTCGTAGTCCGGCCCCAGCGGCGTACCCACTGTGACGATGACGAAGTCGTTGTCCGCGATGACGCTGAAGTCCGACGTAGCGCGAAGCCGACCGACCTTGACGCTTTCGGCGACGAGCTCGCCGAGGCCGGGCTCGGGCACCATCGTTCGACCCTGGTTTATCTCGTCGACGACATTGGGTCGCACATCGATGCCCGTCACGGGCCAGCCGCGATCAGCCAGAACTGCGCCGATCACCGTGCCGATGTAGCCGAAGCCCACAACCGCGATCCCCGACCGCATGCCCCGGACCAAGAGGTCAATCTCAGCGTCACTTCGCCCGAACGCGCCTCTCGCCATTGCCGTTCCTAGCTCCTTCAACTACCCCGTGCGCGTCCTGGATCGAACCGGGCTTCACGACCAGCGGGTCGCTCGGCAGCCTAATCCAATATTGACGCCGTCGACCCGAAATTCGGACGGCCGGCAAAAGTGATCACGCACCACACCTGACGCGTGCAAATTCCTCCACCCGATCAGCTGCAGCAACGATGCTGTCGGAGCGTGTCGTCATCCGCGGCGCGATCTCGCGGGCCCGCGCGGCGTACTCCGGGGCCAGAATCCGGCGCAGGTCCTTGGACAGCGTTTTCTCGGTCGTAGTGGAAAAGCGCCGACCAGCCCCGACTTTGAGCCGTTTCAGCTGAGCCGCGAAAAATGGCTGGTCAGGCAACGTCCAGAGAACCAACTGAGGCACACCCGCCCGTAGGCACGCGGCCAGGGTGCCCGAGCCGCCGTGGTGTACGACCGCGCGGCAGGACGGGAAGATCGTCGCGTAATTCACCTGGCCGACCACCTTCACGTGGTCGAATTGTGGGACGTTGCTGTAGTCAGTACCACCCGCGCCGACGATCGCGCGCTCCCCCAACCGGGCGCACGCCGCGGCGATCATAGCGATCGTGTCGGCCGGTGATCCGATCGGGACGCTGCCGAATCCGAAGAAGATCGGCGGCTTCCCCACGGTGATCCATGACGCCACGTCCGCATCGGATTCTGTCGGCGACGCCATGGCCAGCGCGCCGACGAACGGTCGCTGGTCGCCCCATTTCGCCCATTCGCCGGCCAAGCCTGGAAAGACCAACTCGTCATAGGCCTGGATTTCCAGCGAACCTTTGTCCGCGACGCGACGCGACGCAGGATTGGTGGCCGCGGGCAATCCCAATTCGCGGCGTTGGGCGTCCTCGCCCTTGCGGGTCCCGCGCCACGTGGTCCACTCGTTCACCGCCATTGCCATGCGACTAAGCGGTGATGGCAGCACCGGCAGAAGCTGCCCGTGCACGCGATACGGGAAATAGTGAAGGGTCACCAGCGGAAGGTCGTAGGCCTCGGCGACGTTGACGGCTGGCTGCTCGAAAATGAGCCCGGTGAGCAGCAGGTCAGCACCCTCGGCCACCGAGGCCAGCGTGCTGGTCATGTCTGCCCAGCACTCGCCGGCGAATTGCGCGGTTTCGCTGGCCATCCTGTTGAGCTCCTTGAGCTTCCAAGGAGTCCGGCCGTACACCGTGAAGTATCGCCACTGCAGCTCCAGGATTTCCTTCGAATCCAGCCCGTAGGCAACCGCTGCCAGCCCCGCCGCCTCGGCGAAACCCACCAGGTTGGGCGGTACGGCCATGCGGACGTCATGCCCTCGGCGCAGCAGCTCGCGGCCGACCACCACGGCGGGCTCGATATCGCCGCGCCCGCCGTAGCTGGACAGCACAAATTTCATCGCCGGGTCTGGCCTCTCGGTCGTCCTGCGCACACTGTCAGGAGCAACGGACATTATTACTTGTTTTTTGACGAGCCAGTAAGCGTTCGGCCATGCCGTCGGCTCAACGTTGGTACGATCCCGAATCGCCGAGCCCAGGCCAATTTTTGGGCCATCACGCTGAGGAGCTCGATTTTGGCTGACGGCGCATCGAGTGCGCGCGAGATGGAACGCGTCGAGTGGGACGTGATCGTCGTGGGCACCGGAATGGGCGGCGGGACGCTCGGTTACTCCCTAGCCCGTACGGGACGCCGTGTGCTGTTCGTCGAAAAGGGACGCTCGACGCTGCCCGGCACACCGGGAACGATTCGCTCGGCGATGCCGGAACTGGCTGAGCCGGCGGTAACCCGTTCCGCCCGGACCTATTACGACGCCTTGGCTCGCGGTGGACGCTCCATGGACGAGGTCGAAGACATCAGCGGCCGCTCCGCCAAGCACTTTGTGCCGTTCATCGGCAGCGGAACTGGCGGATCCTCGGCACTTTACGGCATGGTCTGCGAACGGTTCTTCGCCCGGGACTTCACTCCGCGGCAAAACTTCGCCCATCCCGGCGACTCGACCGTGCCGGAAGAGTGGCCCGTCACCTATGACCAAATGCGGCCCTGGTACTCCGAGGCAGAGAAGCTGTTCCGGGTTCGCGGCCAGCCCGATCCCCTTCGACCCGATCCGAGTGTCAATCTGCCTGCCGCACCTCCATTCTCGAACGATAACCAGCCGCTGGTGGATTATCTGACCGGGCGCGGGTTACATCCCTATCACTTGCCCATGGCCTGCGACTACACCGACGACTGTGCCACGTGCCAGACCTACCTGTGCGCCCGGTCGTGCAAGAACGACGCGGCCCGCAACTGCGTATTGCCGGCGGTGGAAGAACACGGCGCTCACCTACTGACCGAATGTCGGGTCGTGCGTATTGACGCCGACCGCAGCAGCGTCCGGCAGCTGATCTGCGAGCATCCCTGCGGCCAACTGACCTTGAGAGCGAAGGTGGTGGTGCTCGCCGCCGGTGCGCTCGCCACCCCCGTACTGCTGCTCAACTCCCGATCGGGGGACTGGCCGCGCGGGCTGGCCAATGGCTCAGACATGGTGGGCCGCAATCTGATGCGCCATCTGCTCGATCCCATCATGATCTGGCCGGAACCAGGCTCCAAGATCACGGCCGCCAACAAGGAGATCGGGCTCAACGATTTCTACTTCCACCAAGGCCAGAAGTACGGGACCGTGCAGTCGTTCGGTGCGATACCGCCGATGGAGTGGCTGCTAAACCGTCCCGGCCCGCAGGCGAGGGCATTACGTCTGATGCGCCCGGCGGTGCGCCAAGTCTACGAGAAGTTTTTCACTGGCGGGCTGATCCTGGCCGCGATGATGGAAGACCTTCCCTATCTGGACAACCGGGTGCTGCTGTCCGACCGCGCAGGCTCCGACGGACGGCAGCCGATACGGATGCAGTACCGAATGCATGCAAACGAGTCCGAGCGCCATGCCGCCTTCTTACGGTTGTTCAAAGATCTATTGAAACCCTTTCGCACCCGAGCTCTGGGTAGCGGAGAAGCGAATTCGAACTTGGGCCACGTGTGTGGCACGTGCAGGTTCGGTACGGATCCCGCATCCAGCGTGCTGGATCCGTACAACCGTACGCACGAACTGGACAACCTTTACGTGGTCGACACCTCGTTCTTTCCGTCCAGCGCCGGCCTGAACCCGAGCCTCACGGTTGCGGCCAACGCGTTACGAGTCGCAGCACATCTGAACCAGGCACACTAAGCCCTGTGACCATCTAGCACCGAAGCACGCACCAGCACAGCACGCGCACGGCCGAAACCCGCCGTTTTACATACAGAATCGCGGTCCGTCTGCAGCGTGTGCCAAGGTATGCGTCCCGGTTAGCTCGGCTCGCGGATCGGCAGACCGGCGGCTCGATACACCGCGTCGATAACGCTCATGTTTTCCAGGGCATCCTGCGGCGACGTCCGCACCGTTTCACCGCGCAGCACCGAACCGGCGAAAGCTTCCAACTGGAAGGAGTAGGTGGGGCGGCGCGAAAAACGCTCGGCTCTCTTTCCGTTGGCCGACCGTATTTCGAGCCGCGGGAAGAGGTTAGGCGCCGCCGGGCTGAACCAGCGCAGCTCGCCGTCATCACCAACCACTCTGGCGCTCGCCCGAAACAGGTTCGCCGACCATAGCGCGCACTTCAGCCGGCCGGTATGGCCGCCTGCGTAGCGCAATTCAGCCTTCATGGCCCGGTCCACCATGG
This window encodes:
- a CDS encoding ABC transporter permease, yielding MTAVAVLTERIVRNTLRSDLPFAVLAPTGNFVIFNLALRNVIDTGGIAYSQYLLPVIIVQVTLLGALTTVDRAGRDNQSELGVRLRTLPFSALAPLTARMLYCLIRGVIGLLASIAVGYAFGFRMLGGLGCGLAFCALVLTLTLALSLAADAAGVWISGSPVARDGGSSQLLLVPQLLLVMLSTGMAPVDSFPDWLHGFVQYQPVSQVTESLRGIAAGQVDLGNLTTTLAWCLGLLLVFGVIAVRMQRRTQ
- a CDS encoding ABC transporter permease, producing the protein MIAHQPLRGSLVNESLVFAGQLLTHWRRAPLIPIQSVLFPAFLLITYYLLVGKSVLRMTGTDSLYGLVPTCAIAGAFSGALAAGLTLPLERDNGLLSQFWALPVHRASALTGRLIAEAARTLVSTVVITAVGVGLGLRFHGNVLNFLLFLLVPVLVVIAFSMAVIAIAVRAKDGTMLIWLGLPAITAVFASSGSPPVESLPSWMWPLLRLQPMEPIVESMRTLAQGSFPVVPLLQGLLWTVVAVAVVGPLAVRGYRAAAESGGARG
- a CDS encoding acyltransferase family protein; the encoded protein is MTQAESVSASEEQQSQHSVRSRFRPDIEGLRAVAVTAVVLFHAGVPGVNGGFIGVDVFFVISGFLITGLLWREANSTGTVRLRSFYGARARRLLPASAVVGIFILISSAVALPVLQARSVIWDGIASALYVSNYRFIEEGVNYLAVAQPPSPFQHYWSLGVEEQFYLVWPALILGMAWLIRRGRRRTKNEATASQRPYLVVLAIVAVTSFALSLAITYIAAPVAFFSLPTRAWQLAAGGLIALTDEHWRRLPPWAAAITGWAGLVAILLACVELSSTTLYPGVAALLPTLGALLVIGAGCAAPTQGCGRLLGLPPMRAIGRISYSLYLWHWPILLFALWSLAPALGHTLLFGLAGVLVSVGLAALTFRFIENPLRFAPKIRNSPRRSLLLGGGATAAAVCVGVVLLVLSPLPVARGPATKPVTLTSSAPPAGAGMAAYDAAVQEVFAEVQAAVSASANLRAVPSNVDPPLADATPKDALGAPSGCLRGFFEVGQPECAVGDTASPTRVAVLGDSNAAMWTPAFQQVADQRRWRLEIMAKADCPFLDLKINNPAVGREYTECKQWRGQIIDRLKAEHTELVVLAMTRLYGPKHGWDSGFTAFDQAWLDGLTSMVQQLRSIGAEVLVLGPIPDPRSVVPDCLSRHLEDATACSPARSAAVNDSGIAAESAATNAAGGQYADLTPLFCTSDRCPVIVGNTLVYVDLFHVTRQYSRLLAPAMAALAQRALALN
- a CDS encoding glycosyltransferase gives rise to the protein MKIVLAAYGTRGDVEPSLAVGCELVRRGHDVLVAVPPDQIGFVESAGFTAVAYGPDSQTALAKNAGANQSGESAHRPWQLKSLRKMYQDDWEFQERCRSELGQVLMSVTEGADLLFHGQVFEDLADNVAEYYAIPMATLHYIPLRPNGNFLWFLPAPLSRVTMTAFWWITSRVAGNAEKRQRRELGLPKDSRAATRRITERGTLELQAYDEVCFPGLATEWARWKHQRPFVGTLTLEMSTEADDEVASWIAAGTPPICFAFGSMALKSPADTIAMISQTCAQLGERALVCAGSSGFSTDPHADHVKVVETMNYAASFPACRAVVHHGGAGTMAAALRAGIPHLVLWSAPDRRMRGAMIARLRVGISRRFSRLSHKTLVADLRRILTPEYRDRAREVALRMQKPAEGAAAAADAIEGLARSWCPGQVP
- a CDS encoding acyltransferase family protein; protein product: MTADPTSAAASSPVVAGGKSIGRLFDPRRNALNACRLAMATGVIVYHSWAITGRELSFAPAHQLLRDVWVDGFFAISGFLITWSWFRRPRVRDYFVARALRILPGLWFCLIVTAFVIAPIGVAVQGGSATKLLLSRAPFEYVIANLGVMLTQQGIGGTPSGIPVPGVWNGSLWTLIWEVLCYVAVAVFGVVGLLRRKWFIPALLALALLWSARLPAWSVFANLAETQQSMDPATAVLFVQAIVARFAVMFWAGALIYQVRNVLPARWSLVTLSAVIVLAASFLPNYRVLAAIPLAYAVIVTGALIQDKRFRLRTDLSYGVYVYAWPVQQLLVICGLAVLNPVVFALVATIVTVPLATFSWFVVEKPAISLKRRFEKRGRPSGDVSGGGRSPVSQPMQPEPETPR
- a CDS encoding NAD-dependent epimerase/dehydratase family protein encodes the protein MSNVVVTGGYGFIGTHLVTALLDRGDSVTIFDFAKNTRDTSIDFDSHPNFRFVQGDVTDLAALENALTPDVDTVFHLAAVVGVKNYMNDPLQVLDVNVIGTRNVLELSHRNGIRVVFASTSEVFGKNPNPPFAEDDDRVLGSTKTARWSYSTSKGMAEHLVFAMHAAYGLPVTVVRYFNVYGPRQNPIFVVSQTIHRILNGRQPLLYDSGDQTRCFTYVDDAVAGTLLAADSDTAIGEAFNVGSMIETSMRDAVDLAIKIASVDSVSSAEPVDTTERFGGRYEDIPRRIPDSTKAQRELGWRLKVDVEEGIRRTIEWARANPWYLEELG
- a CDS encoding nucleotide sugar dehydrogenase — its product is MRSGIAVVGFGYIGTVIGAVLADRGWPVTGIDVRPNVVDEINQGRTMVPEPGLGELVAESVKVGRLRATSDFSVIADNDFVIVTVGTPLGPDYEPIVDDIKAAARAVGEHLREGHLVILKSTVPPDTTETLVRPILEEASGLKAGVDFGLAFCPERLAEGQAIRELTSIPVVVGAVDERSARSCATLWRHALGLESIIVEDPRTAEMVKLADNLWIDLNIAMANELAKVCDRLDMDVLQVIAAANSMPKGTHNVNILMPSMGVGGYCLTKDPWFVNHLGETLGLDLQVPKTSRTVNDTMPSYTYGLLTQLLADQGKTIENSKIAVLGIAFKNNTGDCRLTPTKYVVALLEESGCQLSVHDPWVPDEEAHTVTKIPLSPDIESAVKDADALVVLAGHREFHQIPLVRLADLAADRCVFLDGRNSFDPAAARAAGFIYKGIGR
- a CDS encoding glycosyltransferase → MKFVLSSYGGRGDIEPAVVVGRELLRRGHDVRMAVPPNLVGFAEAAGLAAVAYGLDSKEILELQWRYFTVYGRTPWKLKELNRMASETAQFAGECWADMTSTLASVAEGADLLLTGLIFEQPAVNVAEAYDLPLVTLHYFPYRVHGQLLPVLPSPLSRMAMAVNEWTTWRGTRKGEDAQRRELGLPAATNPASRRVADKGSLEIQAYDELVFPGLAGEWAKWGDQRPFVGALAMASPTESDADVASWITVGKPPIFFGFGSVPIGSPADTIAMIAAACARLGERAIVGAGGTDYSNVPQFDHVKVVGQVNYATIFPSCRAVVHHGGSGTLAACLRAGVPQLVLWTLPDQPFFAAQLKRLKVGAGRRFSTTTEKTLSKDLRRILAPEYAARAREIAPRMTTRSDSIVAAADRVEEFARVRCGA